The stretch of DNA TCTAATTCTATGCGTTAACTAAAAAATCATGCAGTTTATTACTCACCTCTTGCCATAAATATAATCCTTGGCTGTTTGGGTTAAGATCAGTAAAGTTTAGTGTGAAATGTTTGGGCGGCGTCATTGACGTTAGTGGCTGTGCTAAGTGGATTTGCTCAAAGGTTTGATAAATATATTCTGCTTTAAAATAGTGCTGCTGATCTTGTTTATCATAGTAACGATAAAATACCACCTTACCGCCGATCGGTGCCTTTTCATATTGTTCGGGTAATTGATAACTTTGAAAGCCAAGTGCACTTAATAATGAAGCAATATTGCTATCATGACCAACGAGTAGATTAAATTTATGCTTTTGTTCAGTAAATAACATGGTTATAAATTCAACTAATGGCAAGGCAAGGTGAGCGGCTAACTGTTGTGATTGAAATAATAAATTAAGATACTGATTTTTAACTTTCGTGATCATTTGCCACTGTAAAGAGGTGCTAATTTCGCCCCAAGCAATATCTTGCTTTGCAAAGGCACAATAGTATTGCAACGTAAAGGCATCAGCAATTGCGGTTCCTAAAGCAAGTGGCCCGATTAAAATAGGCTCTTCATCTTTTATAATATCGATTTGAGTAGGTAACTGCGAAAATTCGCATCGATATTGCTGATAAAGCGCAGAGTGCTTATAGTCTAAAATATCAGATAATAAATCATAAGTTGACGCTAAGTTTTGATTAAGCTTATCAATTAACTGCGACGATCCGGTATGGCGCTTAAGATCATCAAG from Orbaceae bacterium lpD04 encodes:
- a CDS encoding histidine-type phosphatase is translated as MTSLELEQVIVLSRHGIRTPLPNTLDCLTAVTPKNWPQWQFSPGYLTTRGGTLESYFGHYLVNYLANLDFTLTSDDVFIYANSLQRTVATAQYFNVGAFAGLDIPVRHRYPIERMDAVFNPIIRDSSSTFKNRVLDDLKRHTGSSQLIDKLNQNLASTYDLLSDILDYKHSALYQQYRCEFSQLPTQIDIIKDEEPILIGPLALGTAIADAFTLQYYCAFAKQDIAWGEISTSLQWQMITKVKNQYLNLLFQSQQLAAHLALPLVEFITMLFTEQKHKFNLLVGHDSNIASLLSALGFQSYQLPEQYEKAPIGGKVVFYRYYDKQDQQHYFKAEYIYQTFEQIHLAQPLTSMTPPKHFTLNFTDLNPNSQGLYLWQEVSNKLHDFLVNA